The DNA window TTCCGTGCCGATTTCGATCAGCAGGTCCTTGAACTCAGCCATGGGCCACCTCCTGACGGTCGGCGCACATGGGGAAGCCCAGTGACTCCCGGCGCTCGTAGTACAGCTTTGCCACTGCGCGCGCCAGCGTGCGCACACGGAGAATGTAGCGCTGGCGCTCGGTTACGGAGATTGCATGGCGTGCGTCCAGGAGGTTGAACGTGTGCGACGCCTTCAGGCACTGCTCGTAAGCCGGCAGCGGCAGGCCCAGCTCCACCAGCCGCATGCTCTCTTTCTCGCACTGTTCGAACCAGGCGAAGTGCGCCTCCACGTCCGCATGCTCGAAGTTGTACGCCGACTGCTCCACCTCGTTCTGGTGATAGACATCACCGTAGGTGACCGGCCCCTGCGGCCCGTGAGTCCACACCAGGTCGTAGACGCTCTCGCACGCCTGCAGGTACATGGCGATCCGTTCCAGGCCATAGGTGATCTCCCCCATGACCGGGTGGCAGTCCAGGCCACCCACCTGCTGGAAATAGGTGAACTGGCTGATTTCCATGCCGTTGAGCCAGACTTCCCAGCCCAGGCCCCAGGCGCCCAGTGTCGGCGATTCCCAGTTGTCCTCGACAAAGCGCACGTCGTGCACCAGGGGATCCAGGCCCACGTGCCGGAGCGACCCGAGGTAGAGCTCCTGGAACTCGGCCGGTGAGGGCTTCATGACCACCTGGAACTGGTAGTAGTGCTGCAGCCGGTTCGGGTTCTCGCCGTAGCGCCCGTCCGTTGGCCGGCGCGATGGCTGGACGTAAGCCGCATTCCACGGTTCGGGCCCGATGGCGCGCAGACAGGTGGCGGGGTGGAATGTCCCGGCGCCTACCTCCATGTCGAGCGGCTGGAGGACGATGCAGCCCTGCATCGCCCAGTAATCCTGCAACGCCTGGATCAGGCCCTGGAAAGTGTCCACGGCCCTCGCCGTCGTCTGCCCCTGCTGCGCCACGCTGCCCCCTGCGGTCTGCCTGTGGAAAAGTCCGTGCCGCCTTGCGCCTCCGGGACGCCCGGCCGGCTGTGGAGTATACCCTTTCGGTCTTCCGCGGGAGAAGGCGCACGCCGTGTGGCCCATGTTATTCTGTTCGATTTGCAACAGCTTTCGTACGGACGCGCCATGAGTCAACGCCAACCCCGCGCCGTCGCCCTGATCTCTGGCGGCCTCGATTCCATGCTCGCCGCACGGGCCATCCTCGACCAGGGGGTGCACGTGGAGGGCCTGAATTTCTATACCGGCTTCTGCGTGGAAGGCCACACCCATGCGGTCAGGGACAAGGACCGTGCCCGCCCCAAGCGCAACAATGCCCTGTGGGTGGCGGAGCAGCTGGGGATCAAGCTCCACATCATCGACACCGTGGAGGAGTACAAGGATGTGGTCATCAATCCGCGTCACGGTTACGGGCAGTTCATGAATCCCTGTCTCGACTGCAAGGGCTTCATGGTGGGCAAGGCCCGGCAATGGATGGAAGCGAACGAGTTCGACTTCATCATCACCGGCGAGGTCATCGGCCAGCGCCCGAAATCCCAGCTCAAGCGCACCATGCCGGTGATCGCCCAGGAATCCGGCGCCAATGACCGGCTTCTGCGCCCACTGTGCGCACGCCTGCTGGAGCCGACGTTGCCGGAGCGTGAAGGCTGGGTGGACCGCGAGCAGCTGTTCGACTGGAGCGGCCGCTCCCGCAAGCCGCAGATGGAACTGGCGGAGCGGTTCGGCCTTGACGATTATGCACAGCCCGCCGGCGGCTGCTGTTTTCTCACCGATCCGAGCTACTCGCGGAAGCTGCAGGACCTGTGGAAGGCCCGCGGCGAGCGCCGCTATGAACTCGACGACATCATGCTCCTGAAAATGGGGCGGCACCTGCGCCCGCGCCCGCACTTCAAGCTGATCGTCTCCCGGGAAGATGGTGAGAATCGCTTCATGCACGGCTATCGACGGCAGTTCACCCATCTGGTGCCGACCAGTCATGGTGGCCCGCTGGCGTTACTGGATGGAGAGGCCGGTGCCGACGATCTGGAGCTGGCGGCGCGCCTGGTGGCCCGTTTCAGTCAGGGGCGCGATGCCGAGCGCGTTCGCGTTGCCGTCACCGAAAAGGGCGGCGAGCCGCGCGAACTGGATGTCACCCCCATGGCGGCCGACGACGTGCCCCGGGAGTGGTACGTTGGCTGAGCCGCTCGTGGTGGACGCCCGCGGACTGTTGTGCCCCATGCCGGTGATCCGCGTGCAGGATGCCATCGCCAGCGCAACGCCCGGCACCGAGGTCCACCTGTTGGCAACGGATCCCGGCGTACAGGCCGACGTACCGGCCTGGTGCCGTGTGCACGGCCACCGGGTGGAAGCCGTCCGCGAAGAGGATGATACGCTCCGGGTCTGTATTCGCGTGGCGGAATGATGCCCCGAGTGTGCACCAGTTTGGTGCTTTATCGTTTTTGTGCGCACCATATGTGTGCGTTTTGGCGCGGTTTTCCGCGCTGCTGCACCAGAAACGCTCGTAACTTGCTGTCTTGTGGTGCTGGCACGGTCCATGCTTCCCGAAACGGCGAGTTAAAATTTTGCTGAGGCTTACGTCCCATCTGGAGGTTAAGGCATGTCACGCACCGCAGCCGACGTACTCAAACTGATCAAAGACGAAGAAGTGAAATTCGTGGACATGCGGTTCACGGATACCAAGGGCAAGGAACAGCACGTCACCATTCCTGCCGCCACCGTCGACGAGGACTTCTTCGAGGACGGCAAGATGTTTGACGGCTCCAGCATCGCCGGCTGGAAGGGCATCAACGAGTCCGACATGATTCTCATGCCGGATCCGCAGACCGCCACCATCGACCCCTTCTTCGATGAGCTGACCCTGAACATCACCTGCGACATCATCGAGCCCAACACCATGCAGGGCTACGAGCGCGATCCGCGCTCCGTCGCCAAGCGGGCCGAAGCCTACCTGCAGTCCACCGGGCTGGGTGACACCGCATTCTTCGGCCCGGAGCCGGAATTCTTCATCTTCGACGACG is part of the Aquisalimonas asiatica genome and encodes:
- the glyQ gene encoding glycine--tRNA ligase subunit alpha, producing MAQQGQTTARAVDTFQGLIQALQDYWAMQGCIVLQPLDMEVGAGTFHPATCLRAIGPEPWNAAYVQPSRRPTDGRYGENPNRLQHYYQFQVVMKPSPAEFQELYLGSLRHVGLDPLVHDVRFVEDNWESPTLGAWGLGWEVWLNGMEISQFTYFQQVGGLDCHPVMGEITYGLERIAMYLQACESVYDLVWTHGPQGPVTYGDVYHQNEVEQSAYNFEHADVEAHFAWFEQCEKESMRLVELGLPLPAYEQCLKASHTFNLLDARHAISVTERQRYILRVRTLARAVAKLYYERRESLGFPMCADRQEVAHG
- a CDS encoding sulfurtransferase TusA family protein, with the translated sequence MAEPLVVDARGLLCPMPVIRVQDAIASATPGTEVHLLATDPGVQADVPAWCRVHGHRVEAVREEDDTLRVCIRVAE
- a CDS encoding tRNA (5-methylaminomethyl-2-thiouridylate)-methyltransferase yields the protein MSQRQPRAVALISGGLDSMLAARAILDQGVHVEGLNFYTGFCVEGHTHAVRDKDRARPKRNNALWVAEQLGIKLHIIDTVEEYKDVVINPRHGYGQFMNPCLDCKGFMVGKARQWMEANEFDFIITGEVIGQRPKSQLKRTMPVIAQESGANDRLLRPLCARLLEPTLPEREGWVDREQLFDWSGRSRKPQMELAERFGLDDYAQPAGGCCFLTDPSYSRKLQDLWKARGERRYELDDIMLLKMGRHLRPRPHFKLIVSREDGENRFMHGYRRQFTHLVPTSHGGPLALLDGEAGADDLELAARLVARFSQGRDAERVRVAVTEKGGEPRELDVTPMAADDVPREWYVG